One Brassica napus cultivar Da-Ae chromosome C4, Da-Ae, whole genome shotgun sequence genomic region harbors:
- the LOC106384581 gene encoding uncharacterized protein LOC106384581, with the protein MESSTGYMTVFFVSGSVVLLAAQLHKRLLSCYMEKLELQFDMKNKEKNKKKKEKKVSFAVNVMEPSGNNKEYRRKNKKSKFEDGGRSTTK; encoded by the exons ATGGAGAGCTCAACTGGGTACATGACGGTCTTTTTCGTCTCTGGAAGCGTGGTGCTCCTTGCGGCTCAACTACACAAGCGTCTCTTGTCCTGTTACATGGAGAAGCTTGAACTTCAGTTCG ATATgaagaacaaggagaagaacaagaagaagaaggagaaaaagGTGAGTTTTGCAGTAAATGTGATGGAGCCGTCAGGGAACAACAAAGAGTATCGCcggaaaaataagaaatcaaaatttGAGGATGGAGGAAGAAGCACAACAAAGTAG